A region of Planococcus sp. MSAK28401 DNA encodes the following proteins:
- a CDS encoding PolC-type DNA polymerase III, whose amino-acid sequence MINEQDAKMRFKLLLQHLELTDDVHMPYFEEAELTRMTVHKKDRAWRFIVKLKQVLPLELFIIFRERLQAKFSTIASVQVHIETPTQQADGEQVSAYWRHVVDELADMAPPLRERLLSQAPVWNGNKLIVDCCHEHEMMALKSKYTEKLSQVFQQFGFPAFSIDFQLSAEDQQEARAAFMEERKAEEEAMAKRAVADMKKRETERKENGVPSGPFQMGSAIKPDEPIVEIRSIVDEERRVTIEGFVFDVEVRELRSGRSLLTVKMTDYTDSILVKMFSRDKEDAELMAQAKKGMWLRARGSIQTDTFVRDLVMMSNDMVEINPSVRKDTAEVKRAELHLHSPMSQMDAVSSIESLVAQAAKWGHPAIAVTDHAGVQAFPDAYAASQKHGIKAIFGLEANLVDDGVPIAYEERHALLEEETFVVFDLETTGLSAVYDTIIELAAVKIKGGNIIDKFERFANPHHPLSATTIDLTGITDDMVRNAPEVEEVIREYHEWAGDHIMVAHNASFDMGFLYVAYKKYGIDKTHATIDTLELARMLHPEMKNHRLNTLAKKFNIELTQHHRAIYDTEATAYLLTHLLKEADDKGILYHDQLNDYVGTGDSYKRSRPTHCTLLAKDQEGLKNLFKLVSASHINYFYRVPRIPRSLLQRHRKGLLVGSGCDKGEVFEAVMQKSMEEVERTAQFYDYLEVHPKEVYQPLIDRELIRDEWNLEDIIRKLAKVSRKLDKPLVATGNVHYLDETDAIFRQVLIGSQGGANPLNRSTLPKVHFRTTNEMLDAFDFLGEETAREIVVDNSLKIADMIDVVKPIKDELYTPKIEGADEEVRELSYTMARSIYGDDLPEIVEARIEKELKSIIGHGFAVIYLISHKLVKKSLDDGYLVGSRGSVGSSLVATLTEITEVNPLPPHYVCRKCKKAEFFDDGSVGSGFDLKDKDCPDCGIPYKKDGQDIPFETFLGFKGDKVPDIDLNFSGEYQPQAHNYTKVLFGEDNVFRAGTIGTVAEKTAYGYVRGYANDRDMTMRGAEIDRLVQGCSGVKRSTGQHPGGIIVVPDYMDIYDFSPIQFPADAQDSEWKTTHFDFHSIHDNLLKLDILGHDDPTVIRMLQDLSGIDPKTIPTDDPEVMKIFAGPESLGVTKEQIGCKTGTLGIPEFGTRFVRQMLEDTKPTTFSELVQISGLSHGTDVWLGNAQELIHNGTCQLSDVIGCRDDIMVYLIYQGLESSLAFKIMESVRKGKGLTPEMEAAMKEKAVPNWYIESCKKIKYMFPKAHAAAYVLMAVRIAYFKVHFPVLYYAAYFTVRAEDFDVNAMAKGSQSIRAKVDEINSRGLEASTKEKNLLTVMELALEMVERGYSFQKVDLYKSSADQFLIEGNTLIPPFNAIPGLGTNAAKSIVAARAEGEFLSKEDLQQRGRVSKTIIEYMDDHGCLEGMPDANQLSLF is encoded by the coding sequence ATGATAAATGAGCAAGACGCCAAAATGAGATTTAAATTGCTGCTGCAGCATCTGGAGTTAACCGATGATGTCCATATGCCATATTTTGAAGAGGCGGAACTCACACGCATGACCGTTCATAAGAAAGACCGGGCATGGCGTTTTATCGTCAAACTCAAGCAAGTGCTGCCGCTTGAATTATTTATTATTTTCCGCGAGCGGCTGCAAGCCAAGTTTTCAACGATTGCAAGCGTTCAAGTGCATATAGAAACACCCACGCAACAAGCTGACGGCGAGCAAGTTTCCGCCTACTGGCGGCATGTCGTCGACGAATTGGCGGATATGGCACCGCCTCTACGCGAGCGCCTGCTGTCGCAAGCGCCTGTATGGAATGGCAATAAATTGATCGTCGACTGCTGCCATGAACATGAAATGATGGCATTGAAATCCAAATACACCGAAAAACTAAGCCAGGTTTTTCAGCAATTCGGATTTCCAGCATTTTCGATCGACTTCCAGCTATCGGCAGAAGACCAACAGGAAGCGCGTGCTGCCTTTATGGAAGAGCGTAAAGCCGAAGAAGAAGCGATGGCCAAAAGAGCTGTCGCAGACATGAAGAAACGAGAAACCGAGCGCAAAGAGAATGGCGTGCCATCAGGGCCTTTCCAAATGGGCTCTGCCATCAAACCGGATGAGCCGATTGTCGAGATCCGTTCGATTGTCGACGAAGAACGCCGCGTCACCATCGAAGGCTTCGTTTTCGATGTCGAAGTCCGCGAACTGCGCAGCGGCCGTTCACTTTTGACCGTCAAGATGACCGATTACACGGATTCAATCCTCGTCAAAATGTTCTCGCGTGATAAAGAAGACGCGGAGCTCATGGCCCAAGCGAAAAAAGGCATGTGGCTGAGAGCGAGAGGCTCCATCCAAACCGATACATTCGTCAGGGATCTTGTCATGATGTCGAACGATATGGTCGAAATCAATCCATCCGTCCGTAAAGACACCGCCGAAGTCAAACGCGCGGAATTGCACTTGCATTCACCGATGAGCCAGATGGACGCTGTATCATCTATCGAATCATTGGTCGCCCAAGCGGCGAAATGGGGCCATCCGGCGATTGCAGTCACGGACCATGCAGGAGTCCAAGCATTTCCGGACGCTTATGCCGCGAGCCAAAAGCACGGCATCAAGGCGATATTCGGATTGGAAGCGAATTTGGTCGATGACGGCGTCCCGATTGCCTATGAAGAACGCCATGCTTTGCTCGAAGAAGAGACCTTTGTCGTCTTTGACTTGGAGACGACCGGATTATCCGCTGTCTATGACACGATCATCGAGTTGGCAGCGGTCAAGATCAAAGGCGGGAATATCATCGATAAATTCGAGCGTTTCGCCAATCCGCACCATCCTTTGTCGGCAACGACGATCGACTTGACCGGCATCACGGATGATATGGTCCGCAACGCACCGGAAGTCGAAGAAGTTATTCGCGAATACCACGAATGGGCAGGCGATCATATCATGGTTGCGCATAATGCTTCGTTCGATATGGGCTTCCTATATGTTGCCTATAAGAAATACGGCATCGATAAAACACATGCCACGATTGATACATTAGAACTTGCCCGCATGCTTCACCCGGAAATGAAAAACCACCGTTTGAACACGCTGGCGAAAAAGTTCAATATTGAACTGACACAGCATCACCGCGCCATCTACGATACAGAGGCGACCGCTTATTTGTTGACGCATCTATTGAAAGAAGCGGACGACAAAGGCATCCTCTACCACGATCAATTGAATGATTATGTCGGGACGGGCGATTCCTATAAGCGCTCACGGCCGACGCATTGCACTTTGCTGGCAAAAGACCAGGAAGGCTTGAAAAACCTGTTCAAGCTCGTTTCAGCTTCCCATATCAATTATTTCTACCGCGTCCCGCGCATACCTCGCTCATTGTTGCAGCGCCACCGGAAAGGCTTGCTTGTCGGTTCGGGCTGCGATAAAGGCGAAGTGTTCGAAGCGGTCATGCAGAAATCGATGGAAGAAGTGGAACGCACGGCGCAGTTCTATGATTATTTGGAAGTGCATCCGAAAGAAGTGTATCAGCCATTGATCGATCGCGAATTGATTCGCGACGAATGGAATCTAGAAGACATCATCCGCAAGCTGGCCAAAGTGAGCCGTAAGCTCGATAAGCCGCTAGTCGCGACAGGCAATGTCCATTATCTTGATGAAACGGACGCCATCTTCCGCCAAGTGCTCATTGGTTCACAAGGCGGCGCGAATCCGTTGAACCGTTCGACATTGCCGAAAGTGCATTTCCGGACGACAAATGAAATGCTCGACGCCTTCGATTTTCTCGGAGAAGAGACGGCGCGTGAAATTGTGGTCGACAATTCCTTGAAGATCGCTGATATGATTGATGTCGTCAAACCGATCAAAGACGAATTGTACACACCTAAAATTGAAGGGGCAGATGAAGAAGTCCGTGAGCTCAGCTACACGATGGCCCGCTCGATTTATGGAGATGACTTGCCGGAAATCGTCGAGGCGCGCATCGAGAAGGAATTGAAGTCGATCATCGGCCATGGTTTTGCAGTTATCTATTTGATTTCGCATAAACTGGTGAAAAAATCGCTTGATGACGGCTATCTCGTTGGTTCCAGGGGTTCTGTCGGATCGTCGCTTGTTGCGACGCTGACAGAAATCACGGAAGTCAACCCCTTGCCGCCTCATTATGTTTGCCGCAAATGCAAGAAAGCCGAGTTCTTCGATGATGGCTCTGTCGGTTCCGGTTTTGACTTGAAAGATAAGGATTGCCCGGATTGCGGGATTCCGTATAAGAAAGATGGACAGGATATCCCCTTTGAAACCTTCCTTGGGTTTAAAGGAGACAAAGTTCCCGATATCGATTTGAACTTCAGTGGCGAATATCAGCCGCAAGCACATAATTACACGAAAGTGCTGTTCGGTGAAGACAATGTCTTCCGGGCCGGTACGATCGGGACGGTAGCAGAAAAAACAGCCTACGGGTATGTGCGCGGCTATGCCAATGACCGCGATATGACGATGCGCGGCGCGGAGATCGACCGTTTGGTGCAAGGCTGTTCTGGCGTCAAGCGCAGCACAGGCCAGCACCCAGGCGGCATCATCGTTGTGCCCGATTATATGGACATCTACGATTTCTCGCCAATCCAATTTCCGGCGGATGCGCAAGATTCCGAATGGAAGACGACTCATTTCGACTTCCACTCGATCCACGATAATTTATTGAAGCTCGATATTCTCGGGCATGATGACCCGACAGTGATCCGTATGCTGCAGGATCTGTCCGGTATCGATCCGAAGACGATCCCAACAGATGACCCGGAAGTGATGAAGATTTTCGCAGGTCCCGAATCGCTCGGCGTCACGAAAGAGCAGATCGGCTGTAAAACCGGAACGCTCGGCATCCCGGAGTTCGGGACGCGCTTTGTTCGCCAAATGCTTGAAGATACGAAACCGACAACGTTCTCTGAACTCGTGCAAATTTCCGGATTGTCGCATGGCACGGATGTTTGGCTCGGCAATGCCCAAGAATTGATCCACAACGGCACTTGCCAACTGTCCGACGTCATCGGCTGCCGGGATGACATCATGGTCTACTTGATCTATCAAGGGCTTGAATCATCTTTGGCGTTTAAGATTATGGAATCGGTACGGAAAGGGAAAGGCTTGACGCCGGAGATGGAAGCGGCAATGAAAGAGAAAGCCGTCCCGAACTGGTATATCGAGTCATGCAAAAAGATCAAATACATGTTCCCGAAAGCGCACGCCGCCGCTTACGTTTTGATGGCGGTCCGCATCGCTTATTTCAAAGTTCATTTCCCGGTCCTTTACTACGCCGCGTACTTCACGGTGCGGGCAGAAGATTTCGATGTCAACGCCATGGCAAAAGGATCCCAGTCAATCCGTGCCAAAGTGGACGAAATCAACTCAAGAGGACTCGAAGCTTCGACGAAAGAAAAGAACTTACTGACGGTCATGGAACTGGCGCTTGAGATGGTCGAACGCGGCTATTCATTCCAGAAAGTCGATTTGTATAAATCGTCCGCGGATCAATTCCTGATTGAAGGCAATACATTGATCCCGCCGTTCAATGCCATTCCAGGGCTCGGCACGAATGCTGCGAAGTCAATCGTTGCTGCGAGAGCGGAAGGCGAATTCCTGTCGAAGGAAGATTTGCAGCAGCGCGGCCGCGTTTCAAAAACAATCATCGAGTACATGGATGATCATGGCTGCCTAGAAGGGATGCCTGATGCCAATCAGCTATCCTTGTTCTAG